GGCGCCCCCGGCCCCTCCGGCACTGCCGTGGACTCGGCCGCCTCTTTCGACGGCACGGACGAGGCGTACGCGAGCCTCGCCACTTCGGCGGACCTCTCACGGACCTTCTCGGTCGACGCCTGGGTACGCCCGGACGACCTCGACGACTCCACGACCGCCGTCAGCCACACCGGGTTCTCGCTGGGCACGGCGGGTGGCTCGGCCTACTTCTTCGAACTCCCCAACCCGGGCGGCGGCGACACGATTCGCGTGACCGGCGGCGCCCCGGAGGAGGGCGAGTGGGCGCATCTCACCGGCGTGTACGACGCCGAGCAGAAGACCGCGAGCCTGTATGTGGACGGGGCGTCCGTGGGTACGGTCGTGGGCGCCGTCGCCCCGGGCGGCACCGGCGCGCTGCGGCTGGGGGCGGACGGCGACGGCGGCCACTGGAGCGGACTGCTCACCGATGTGAACGTCTGGGACCGCGTGTTCGTGCCGCGAGAGATCACCGCCGCGGCGACCCGCAAGGCCCAGCGCCTCGGCTACTGGGACCTGGAGTCGGCGACCGACGGGAAGAGCCCGGCGTACGCGGGCGGGGCGCCGCTGACCCTGGTGGGGGACGCGTCGATCTACGCGGCCACGGACGACTGCCCCTGGAACCCCGACTGCACACCGGTGACCTACCCGATGGTGGGCAACGGCGACCTGCTGCTCGACGGCGACGGTGACTACGCCACCACGCCGACCGCGCTCACCCCGACCGACGCAGGATTCTCGGTGGCCGCGCATGTCCGTCTCCCCGAGGACATCCCCGCCCGTGACATGACGGTGCTGTCCCAGCCGGGCGAGCACACCGACCTGCTCACCCTGCGC
This portion of the Streptomyces canus genome encodes:
- a CDS encoding LamG domain-containing protein, which gives rise to MKQYVWKRAVTVGTAALLAVGGADGVAAAADDGAPEAPVVTSVEYPDDEHWHDGVGNYGTFVIDSASDDVVAYRYTGLGGTPQTLTAPEPGAAVSLRWMPVREAPTYLEVQAIDAAGHASGTTLHRFLVGDGRAAVTHWDPDSQSGAVTGSGVSLGAPGPSGTAVDSAASFDGTDEAYASLATSADLSRTFSVDAWVRPDDLDDSTTAVSHTGFSLGTAGGSAYFFELPNPGGGDTIRVTGGAPEEGEWAHLTGVYDAEQKTASLYVDGASVGTVVGAVAPGGTGALRLGADGDGGHWSGLLTDVNVWDRVFVPREITAAATRKAQRLGYWDLESATDGKSPAYAGGAPLTLVGDASIYAATDDCPWNPDCTPVTYPMVGNGDLLLDGDGDYATTPTALTPTDAGFSVAAHVRLPEDIPARDMTVLSQPGEHTDLLTLRYVAASGTWQAVVAHEDRADAPTTTVSAPLEPYPPGGDHFLAVVYDEATDQLRLYVGADYAADIARVAGVDAWAPTGDLQIGRTLTEDGSAAQLAGEIDEIHTYAGAVSRTQLAFLAAGGTDS